From one Deltaproteobacteria bacterium genomic stretch:
- the sufD gene encoding Fe-S cluster assembly protein SufD yields MTGTTAEQQGYLEDFEKLAARASRNGGAWVGDLRRGAMERFRSLGFPTTRDEEWKYTSLEALRRARLRTVDAPASIPAGGFDPFDAGGWERYELAFPWTGKEATRPEASDGQDEDLFVGRLAEAVEQRLPWVEAHLGRHADYDGHALRALNTAFVEDGGAVRVGRGRTLDRPVHLAFRADPAQAPDRIVHPRTLVVVGAGSRLTLVETYAGSGDAVYCTNAVTEIVLEDDAELDHYRLVREGGGTFHIGTVQVHQARNSRYRSHSVTTGGAITRVELNALLDGEGADCMLHGLYVAAGAQHVDSRTAIEHARPHGTSRELYKGVLNDRARAVFNGKIVVRQEAQKTDARQSNRNLMLSRDAEIDSKPQLEILADDVRCAHGTTIGQLEEDEMFYLRSRGLNAAVARKLLVHGFASEILDGVAIEPLRDGLTSRVLAELGA; encoded by the coding sequence ATGACCGGGACGACGGCCGAGCAGCAGGGCTACCTCGAGGACTTCGAGAAGCTCGCGGCGCGCGCCTCGCGCAACGGCGGCGCCTGGGTCGGCGACCTGCGCCGCGGGGCCATGGAGCGCTTCCGCTCCCTGGGATTCCCCACGACGCGCGACGAGGAGTGGAAGTACACGAGCCTGGAGGCGCTGCGGCGGGCGCGCCTGCGCACGGTGGACGCGCCGGCGTCGATACCGGCCGGTGGGTTTGACCCGTTCGATGCCGGCGGATGGGAGCGTTACGAGTTGGCGTTTCCGTGGACCGGCAAGGAGGCGACCCGCCCGGAGGCGAGCGACGGGCAGGACGAGGACCTCTTCGTCGGCCGCCTGGCGGAGGCCGTGGAGCAGCGGCTCCCGTGGGTGGAAGCGCACCTCGGGCGTCACGCCGACTATGACGGACACGCGCTCCGTGCGCTCAACACGGCCTTCGTCGAGGACGGCGGCGCGGTTCGGGTGGGGCGTGGGCGAACCCTCGACAGGCCGGTCCACCTGGCCTTCCGCGCGGACCCCGCACAGGCGCCCGACCGCATCGTGCATCCGCGCACGCTGGTGGTGGTGGGCGCGGGCAGCCGGCTCACGCTGGTGGAAACCTACGCGGGCTCTGGCGACGCGGTCTACTGCACCAACGCCGTCACCGAGATCGTCCTGGAGGACGACGCCGAGCTGGACCACTACCGTCTGGTGCGCGAGGGCGGCGGGACGTTCCATATCGGAACGGTGCAGGTGCACCAGGCACGCAACAGCCGCTACCGCTCGCATTCGGTGACCACGGGCGGCGCCATCACGCGCGTGGAGTTGAACGCGCTGCTCGATGGCGAGGGCGCGGACTGCATGCTGCACGGACTCTACGTCGCCGCCGGCGCGCAGCACGTGGACAGCCGCACGGCCATCGAGCACGCCAGGCCCCACGGCACCAGCCGCGAGCTGTACAAGGGCGTGCTCAACGATCGGGCACGGGCGGTGTTCAACGGCAAGATCGTGGTGCGTCAGGAGGCGCAGAAGACCGACGCGCGGCAGTCCAACCGGAACCTGATGCTGTCGAGGGACGCGGAGATCGACAGCAAGCCGCAGTTGGAAATCCTGGCCGACGACGTGCGCTGCGCCCACGGCACCACCATCGGCCAACTGGAAGAGGACGAAATGTTCTACCTGCGCTCACGCGGGCTGAACGCGGCAGTGGCCCGGAAGCTGCTCGTGCACGGCTTCGCCAGCGAGATCCTCGACGGCGTCGCCATCGAGCCCTTGCGGGACGGGCTGACGAGCCGGGTGCTCGCGGA